A stretch of DNA from Microlunatus sp. Gsoil 973:
CCTGGCCGACCCTGAGCCGTGCTCAGCGGCGGCGTTCTCAGCGGCGTTCTCGGCGGCGGCGATCACGGCCAGCCGATCCGCCGACGCGCCGAGGACGATCACAGCCGAACCGCCGGTCAGCACAGGCCGGATCAGTGCCCGCCGGATGATCGTCAACGGCGTGTCATCGGGAAGCGGAGTGATCAACTCCCGGGCCGGTCCGCCCGCCACGCCACTGACCACGTCGGCGTGGCTGAGATCCTTGTTGCCGTCGCGCCAGGCGGGATCGTCCGGCGCCGGGTGCGGCCCGCTGAAGCTGTCCGGGTGGGCGCGCACCTCGACTCCGTAGTCGATCACCCCGGCCGGCAGCGGAGTGCTGAAGCCGAGCCCGAGCGGATGCAGCGAACAGGCGACCGTCTCCGCGTTGCCCGGCCGCGGGTCGTCCGGACCGATCACCTCGACTGCCGCATCGTCCGCGGCGCCCAGCGTCACCGAGCAGCGGGCGCGCCAGGCAGCGGCGACCCAGATCAGCGTCACCCAGTGCGCCGGGTGGCTGACGGCGATCGGCAGCCGGACCAGGTCCCCCGGCTCGACCATGATCTCGTCGGTCAACAACCCGGCGGTCTTGTCCACCCAGTTGCCGAGTGATGTCCCGGAGAGTTCGATCCGCTCACCGCGGGTCTCGTCGTAGTAGGTGATCAGCGGCGTGGCGCCCGATCGGGCGTTCCGGCGTCGCAACGCAGCGGTGAAGACTTCGGTCACCCAAGCGATGGTGTCAGACGCGGACTTGCCCCTGTACCGGGTCCCTGCCCGGTGGTCCATCTAGTCTGGCTGGCATGCGTTATGTGGTCATCGTCGCGGGCGGTTCCGGCACGCGGTTGTGGCCCCTGTCCCGGCAGGGCACTCCCAAGCAGCTGTTGACCCTGGTCGACGGCAAGACGCTGCTGCGGATCGCCTATGAGCGGGTCAGGGGTGTGGTGCCCGACGAGCGGGTGCTGGTCTGCACCGGCGCCGAGTTCGGCGACGCCGTGCACGCCGAGCTGCCGGAGATCCCGCGGGAGAACATCCTCGGCGAACCCGTCGGTCGCGACACGTTGAACGCGGTCGCCTATCCGGCCGCGGTGCTGGCCCGTCGCGACCCGGACGCGGTCATGGCTTCGGTCACCTCCGACCAGATCATGAACCCGGTGACCACCCTGCGCGCGGCGTTGCAGACCGCCTTCCGGGTCGCCGAGTCGCATGCCGATTCCTTGATCACCTTCGGCGTTGTGCCGACCTCGCCGCACACCGGCTTCGGCTACCTGGAGCGCGGACCGGAGATCGCCGGGCACACCGACGTGTCGATGGTCGCCAGCTTCACCGAGAAGCCCGACCGGCGGACCGCCGAGCGCTACCTGGCGTCCGGGCAGTACTGGTGGAACTCCGGGATGTTCGTCTGGCGGGTCGCCACGTTCCTTGATCAGCTCAAGCGACTGCGGCCCGACGCCCACGACATTCTCCGGACCATCGCCGCCCACCCCGACCGCAGCGCGGAGCTCTATCCACAGCTGCCCAAGATCAGCGTCGACTACGCGGTGATGGAACCGGTGTCCCGCGGCCATGGCACCGCACAGGTGCTGGCCGTACGGCTGCCGATCACCTGGCACGACGTCGGCGGATTCGAAGCCCTGAGCACACAGCTGCCCAAGGACCCCGACGGCAACGCAACGACGGGATCCAGCGTCCTGGTCGACAGCTCGGACAACATCGTGATCAACGCGTGTGAGGACGGTCGGGTGGTCGCCGTCGTCGGCCTGTCCGGCACGGTCATCGTGCAGACCCCGCAGGTCACCCTGGTCTGTCCGATGAGTCAGGCCGAACGGATCAAGGAGCTGGTCGCCGAGGTCACCGAACGGATGGGTACGTCCTACGCCTGACCCGCGGCGGGCCACAGCGGCTGGGCGGCGGTGATCAACTTCCGGATCATGATCAACTCCGGCTCGGTGAGCTGCAGACCGTCGGTGATCACTGCGTAGAGTTCGTCCCGGTCCCAGAGCCGGACGACGGTCTCGTAGCGGTCGCCGCGTCCCAGCGCCGACAGCAGGGCGCCGATGATCG
This window harbors:
- a CDS encoding mannose-1-phosphate guanylyltransferase: MRYVVIVAGGSGTRLWPLSRQGTPKQLLTLVDGKTLLRIAYERVRGVVPDERVLVCTGAEFGDAVHAELPEIPRENILGEPVGRDTLNAVAYPAAVLARRDPDAVMASVTSDQIMNPVTTLRAALQTAFRVAESHADSLITFGVVPTSPHTGFGYLERGPEIAGHTDVSMVASFTEKPDRRTAERYLASGQYWWNSGMFVWRVATFLDQLKRLRPDAHDILRTIAAHPDRSAELYPQLPKISVDYAVMEPVSRGHGTAQVLAVRLPITWHDVGGFEALSTQLPKDPDGNATTGSSVLVDSSDNIVINACEDGRVVAVVGLSGTVIVQTPQVTLVCPMSQAERIKELVAEVTERMGTSYA
- a CDS encoding TIGR03089 family protein yields the protein MTEVFTAALRRRNARSGATPLITYYDETRGERIELSGTSLGNWVDKTAGLLTDEIMVEPGDLVRLPIAVSHPAHWVTLIWVAAAWRARCSVTLGAADDAAVEVIGPDDPRPGNAETVACSLHPLGLGFSTPLPAGVIDYGVEVRAHPDSFSGPHPAPDDPAWRDGNKDLSHADVVSGVAGGPARELITPLPDDTPLTIIRRALIRPVLTGGSAVIVLGASADRLAVIAAAENAAENAAAEHGSGSARDD